A stretch of Oxobacter pfennigii DNA encodes these proteins:
- a CDS encoding DJ-1/PfpI family protein — translation MTISERAYLIGTANNRQAIIPCVISSRVVAGKGIPIAAICGATLFLCRHGFLNHVKHTGDSLELFQSQQGYTGQDLYVAAQVVVDKGFITANETAAIEFAYHIFKTLKIDSDKEIEKWFDNFKNGAVRTL, via the coding sequence ATGACAATTTCAGAAAGAGCGTACCTGATTGGTACAGCAAATAATAGACAAGCAATTATACCGTGTGTAATCAGCTCTAGAGTTGTCGCAGGTAAAGGCATACCAATTGCTGCAATATGCGGAGCGACCTTATTTTTATGCCGTCATGGTTTCCTAAACCATGTAAAACACACCGGCGATAGTTTGGAACTCTTTCAGAGTCAGCAAGGTTATACTGGACAAGACCTTTATGTGGCAGCACAAGTAGTGGTGGACAAAGGGTTTATTACAGCCAATGAAACTGCTGCTATAGAATTTGCGTATCATATTTTTAAAACATTGAAGATAGATTCAGATAAAGAAATTGAAAAGTGGTTTGATAATTTTAAAAACGGAGCTGTCCGTACTCTTTAA
- a CDS encoding PF20097 family protein, translating to MNCPLCNCEMEEGGIITSGVSAMWVPMEQFSKKGIRRLIYTNGRVIGKSNVVFGQTKISNAFFCEHCNKIVGIFDVNK from the coding sequence ATGAATTGCCCTCTTTGCAACTGCGAAATGGAAGAAGGCGGAATCATAACAAGCGGGGTATCTGCAATGTGGGTTCCCATGGAGCAATTTTCTAAGAAAGGGATACGAAGGCTTATTTATACCAATGGACGGGTAATCGGAAAATCAAATGTTGTTTTTGGACAAACTAAAATATCAAATGCTTTTTTCTGCGAGCATTGTAATAAAATTGTAGGAATTTTCGATGTTAATAAATGA
- a CDS encoding helix-turn-helix domain-containing protein, giving the protein MQIPEIIKTSLEYIENNLKTDITAEELARMANYSTFHYCRLFSSVMDSSVLGYILKCRLDHALSEIAYGKKAIDIVLEYGFDNYAGFYKAFIKVYGCSPKKYLSIYHHHKPIKPEVANMYTERELRKILESWDIEKTLPIRGMHIMDGAKISSNTWTVGGDFILKTGNREKLMKNLKVTKALLRQDLASSLPVSTKAGSEYMDGKEIFILTHVLKGSPLPKSDRYGENRADFGEKYGRSIARLHKALKEAQKEVLPDEVDLYKSVTDWALPNVRQQNIQWDIGLDEKFFKDYVDTFGRLYAKLPKQLIHRDPNPGNILFDEGEVSRFIDFDLSEINIRLWDACYCATGILSESSDEMYEKWLDILSGILHGYNNECKLTLEEKQAVFYVITSIQMICVAYFEGREEYKQLAKTNRKVLMHIVNNKAQIDQIF; this is encoded by the coding sequence ATGCAGATACCCGAAATAATCAAAACCAGCCTTGAGTACATCGAGAATAATCTCAAAACCGACATCACTGCCGAGGAGCTGGCGCGAATGGCGAATTATTCCACTTTTCATTATTGCCGCCTGTTTTCATCGGTAATGGATTCATCTGTCTTAGGATATATACTGAAGTGCCGGCTTGACCATGCTCTCAGTGAAATTGCCTATGGGAAAAAGGCCATCGATATTGTATTGGAATACGGCTTTGATAACTATGCGGGATTTTATAAAGCGTTTATAAAAGTGTATGGCTGCTCTCCGAAAAAGTACCTCTCGATTTATCACCATCATAAACCAATTAAACCGGAGGTGGCAAATATGTATACCGAAAGAGAATTAAGAAAAATTCTGGAGAGCTGGGACATTGAGAAAACCTTGCCTATTAGAGGTATGCACATCATGGACGGAGCGAAGATATCAAGTAATACCTGGACTGTCGGCGGCGACTTTATCTTGAAAACCGGCAACCGAGAAAAGCTTATGAAGAATCTAAAGGTTACTAAAGCGCTTTTAAGACAGGACCTTGCTTCTTCGCTGCCTGTATCTACGAAAGCTGGAAGCGAGTATATGGACGGCAAGGAGATTTTTATCCTGACCCATGTATTGAAGGGCAGTCCGCTTCCCAAGTCCGACAGATACGGCGAAAATAGGGCTGATTTCGGTGAAAAATACGGCAGAAGCATCGCCCGTCTTCATAAGGCCCTCAAAGAAGCGCAGAAAGAGGTTTTACCGGACGAAGTCGACCTGTATAAAAGCGTCACAGATTGGGCACTTCCGAATGTACGGCAGCAAAATATCCAATGGGATATTGGGCTTGACGAGAAATTTTTTAAAGATTACGTTGATACCTTTGGAAGGCTATATGCCAAGTTGCCAAAGCAGCTCATTCACCGCGATCCCAACCCGGGCAATATCCTGTTTGATGAGGGTGAGGTAAGCAGATTTATAGACTTTGATTTAAGTGAGATTAACATCCGCCTGTGGGATGCCTGTTACTGTGCGACTGGTATATTAAGCGAGTCCAGTGACGAAATGTATGAAAAATGGCTTGATATCCTCAGCGGCATACTACATGGCTACAACAATGAGTGTAAACTGACACTGGAAGAGAAACAGGCGGTATTTTATGTTATCACCTCGATTCAGATGATTTGCGTCGCTTATTTTGAAGGCCGGGAAGAATACAAGCAGCTGGCAAAAACAAATCGCAAAGTGCTGATGCATATCGTTAATAACAAAGCTCAAATCGATCAAATATTTTGA
- a CDS encoding aminoglycoside phosphotransferase family protein, which translates to MFEEIQNHMNWARMKQIHKGWSNDVKYYIETDIGQKLLLRTSSIEHYQEKKKEFDIIGKYSALGFDMSKPVDFGILNEGQSVYMLLTWVEGQDLEGVLPKLQRDEQYRLGREAGVILSKIHSIQIPADELPTEIKINKKKAQLQKYINSDVRIQGDEIAIEFIINNIHKIWSKPPVYQHGDFHPGNLIFTPDKKIGVIDFNRWEIGDPYEEFYKLESFGTDVSIPYCIGQIHAYFNDDVPAEFWDILAVYVAHAALYSIKWAERFGQADIENMVRICKKTFYHYDNFRKSVPDWYSK; encoded by the coding sequence GTGTTTGAAGAAATTCAAAATCATATGAACTGGGCCAGGATGAAGCAAATTCATAAGGGATGGTCCAATGATGTGAAATACTATATTGAAACAGACATCGGTCAAAAGCTGCTGCTGAGGACTTCAAGCATTGAGCATTACCAAGAGAAGAAAAAGGAATTTGATATTATCGGGAAATATTCGGCGTTGGGTTTTGATATGTCAAAACCTGTTGATTTCGGCATATTAAATGAGGGACAAAGTGTTTATATGCTGCTGACATGGGTTGAGGGTCAGGATTTGGAAGGAGTACTGCCCAAGCTTCAAAGAGACGAACAATACCGGCTAGGCAGGGAAGCCGGTGTAATATTAAGTAAAATACACAGCATTCAGATACCGGCTGACGAGCTGCCGACGGAAATCAAAATTAACAAAAAGAAAGCCCAGCTTCAAAAATATATTAACTCAGATGTGAGGATTCAAGGCGATGAAATCGCTATTGAATTTATAATAAATAATATCCATAAAATCTGGTCAAAACCACCGGTCTATCAACACGGAGATTTTCATCCCGGTAATTTAATTTTTACACCTGATAAAAAAATCGGTGTAATAGACTTTAACCGATGGGAAATCGGAGATCCTTATGAAGAATTCTACAAGCTTGAAAGCTTTGGGACAGATGTAAGTATCCCCTATTGTATTGGGCAAATTCATGCATACTTTAATGATGATGTACCGGCGGAGTTTTGGGATATTCTCGCCGTCTATGTAGCTCATGCCGCCTTATACTCGATAAAGTGGGCTGAGCGATTTGGGCAAGCCGACATCGAAAATATGGTGAGGATATGTAAAAAGACTTTTTATCATTATGACAATTTCAGAAAGAGCGTACCTGATTGGTACAGCAAATAA